The following coding sequences lie in one Bacteroidota bacterium genomic window:
- a CDS encoding flavodoxin, producing the protein MEKIGIFYGSTGGSTRSVAERIAKAFGKRAELHNIGETTPEMIDGYKYLIFGTSAWGIGDMQDDWEYFIYELDQINFDGKKVALFGLGDQAEYSDSFVDGLGTLYCRLPNKDVVVGQWPLEGYKFAFSLAEKDGSFVGLVIDEHNQADQTDARIKKWVKILEKEFE; encoded by the coding sequence ATGGAAAAAATAGGCATCTTCTACGGTAGCACAGGCGGAAGCACCAGATCGGTTGCAGAGCGCATAGCCAAAGCATTTGGCAAAAGGGCTGAGCTGCACAACATTGGCGAAACCACGCCTGAGATGATCGACGGTTACAAATACCTCATTTTTGGCACCTCGGCCTGGGGAATCGGCGATATGCAGGACGACTGGGAATATTTTATCTACGAGCTCGATCAGATTAACTTCGACGGTAAGAAAGTGGCATTGTTCGGATTGGGCGATCAGGCAGAATATTCCGACAGTTTTGTGGACGGCCTCGGCACCCTTTACTGCCGCCTGCCAAACAAGGATGTCGTAGTCGGGCAATGGCCTCTTGAAGGATACAAGTTTGCTTTTTCGCTGGCTGAAAAAGACGGCAGCTTTGTAGGCCTCGTGATTGACGAGCACAACCAGGCCGACCAGACGGATGCCCGCATCAAAAAATGGGTCAAAATTTTGGAAAAGGAATTTGAATAA
- a CDS encoding asparagine synthetase B, with protein MKKFALIFIIVFAFLSSGLKAAYILVPMDHSQTNHLKAYGVAYWVLAQDVEISWLLNYRGGSYLIPHHPDIEKECRLRNVSFQVIANAQADAILAEIADMGNNMDEMKLQKAPRIAVYSPKNKLPWDDAVTLVLTYAEIPYDVIYDDEVLTGVLPTYDWLHLHHEDFTGQYGKFWARYRNFPWYQEDVRMQEATAARHGFQKVSQLKLAVVNKIREFVAGGGYMFAMCSATDSFDVAISAEGLDICDVMFDGDPIGPGHPEMIQYHNCFAFTDFTLVTNPMEYEISNIDVTNYRSRSINQSNDVFVLFDFSAKWDPVPTMLTQSHERVIKGFMGQTTAFNKDFVKSEVIVLADNKGFGEDRYIHGTFGNGFWTFYGGHDPEDYQHLVGDPPTDLDMFPNSPGYRLILNNVLFPAAKKKKQKT; from the coding sequence ATGAAAAAGTTTGCGTTAATATTCATAATCGTCTTTGCCTTTCTTTCTTCAGGTCTGAAAGCGGCTTACATCCTGGTTCCAATGGACCACAGCCAGACGAATCACCTCAAAGCTTATGGGGTGGCCTACTGGGTGCTCGCTCAGGATGTGGAAATCAGCTGGTTGCTAAACTACAGGGGAGGGTCGTACCTCATTCCGCACCATCCCGATATCGAAAAGGAATGCCGCCTGCGCAATGTGAGCTTTCAGGTGATTGCCAATGCCCAGGCCGATGCCATTCTGGCCGAGATAGCCGACATGGGCAACAATATGGATGAAATGAAACTGCAGAAAGCTCCACGCATTGCAGTTTATTCACCTAAAAACAAACTGCCCTGGGACGATGCTGTTACCCTTGTGCTCACCTACGCCGAGATACCTTACGATGTGATTTACGACGATGAGGTGCTCACGGGGGTGTTGCCCACTTACGACTGGCTTCACCTGCATCATGAAGATTTTACCGGGCAATATGGCAAGTTTTGGGCACGCTACCGAAATTTCCCCTGGTATCAGGAAGACGTGCGTATGCAGGAAGCCACAGCAGCCAGGCATGGGTTTCAAAAGGTTTCGCAACTCAAGCTGGCCGTAGTCAACAAGATACGCGAATTTGTGGCCGGAGGCGGATACATGTTTGCCATGTGCTCGGCCACCGACAGCTTCGATGTGGCCATCTCGGCTGAGGGACTGGATATTTGCGATGTGATGTTCGATGGCGACCCTATCGGTCCGGGGCATCCCGAAATGATACAATACCACAATTGCTTTGCGTTTACCGATTTTACCCTGGTCACAAATCCCATGGAATACGAAATCAGCAATATTGATGTGACCAACTACCGCTCGCGGAGCATCAACCAGAGCAATGATGTGTTTGTGCTGTTCGACTTTTCAGCAAAATGGGATCCTGTGCCTACCATGCTCACCCAAAGCCACGAGCGGGTCATCAAAGGTTTTATGGGTCAAACCACGGCATTCAACAAAGATTTTGTGAAGTCGGAAGTCATTGTGCTGGCCGACAACAAAGGTTTTGGCGAGGACAGGTACATTCATGGCACATTTGGCAATGGTTTCTGGACATTTTACGGAGGTCATGACCCGGAAGATTATCAACACCTGGTAGGCGACCCGCCCACCGATCTGGACATGTTCCCCAATTCGCCCGGATACAGGCTCATCCTTAACAACGTGCTCTTTCCGGCCGCCAAAAAGAAAAAACAGAAAACCTGA
- a CDS encoding response regulator transcription factor, which produces MEQPLVILLIEPSFLVREGFKILFSQMGLSFRMEETDLPVANLGKLVQRSQARLVIVNPELLLQPYINRTDTRLSGISFVGLLNPHQPQPATGQFDAVVPCNAARAELLKTFEELFRRQGILDEVQSDQQLSERETEILRLVALGLTNNEISEKLFISVHTVMTHRKNITRKLGIKTVSGLTVYAILNKLIMAEELKGAQNLQD; this is translated from the coding sequence ATGGAGCAACCCCTGGTGATATTGCTCATCGAGCCTTCCTTTCTTGTGCGTGAAGGGTTTAAGATCCTCTTCAGCCAGATGGGACTCTCGTTTCGTATGGAAGAAACAGATCTCCCGGTGGCCAATCTGGGTAAGCTGGTACAACGGTCGCAGGCCAGGTTGGTCATAGTAAACCCAGAACTGTTGCTCCAGCCATATATCAACCGTACCGACACCAGGCTTTCGGGAATCAGTTTTGTGGGACTGCTCAATCCCCATCAACCCCAGCCGGCTACAGGACAGTTTGATGCCGTTGTACCCTGCAATGCAGCACGCGCCGAATTGTTGAAAACATTCGAGGAATTATTTCGCAGGCAGGGCATACTCGACGAAGTTCAGTCGGACCAGCAGCTCAGCGAGCGCGAAACCGAAATTCTGCGCCTGGTGGCATTGGGCCTGACCAATAACGAAATCAGCGAGAAGCTTTTCATCAGCGTGCACACTGTGATGACGCACCGAAAAAACATCACCCGGAAGCTGGGCATTAAAACCGTCTCAGGTCTGACGGTTTACGCCATCCTCAACAAGCTGATCATGGCCGAGGAACTCAAAGGTGCTCAAAACCTGCAGGATTGA